In Acinetobacter wanghuae, the sequence AACCACTTGTGATACTTCAAAATCAGTTGCGGCACTTAAATATGCATACGCAATTTCTTCTGAAATACCATACTCATCTACAAGGAAACGAATTGCTTCACGTGTCGATTTTCGCATGGCTTCGTCAAGGTCTTCATCTAATCCCGGAGTGATCCAAAACTCATCATTTTCACCCAAAGGTTGGGTTAAAGATTTACCCGGAATCTTGTCACGACCTGCTTTTAATACTGAAATCTTAAAAGTCGCACGTGCAGAACCTTCAAGCGCAGTTAAAGCAACTTCGCCATCACCTTGAACAAAATGACTATCGCCTGTATAGAACAACGCACCCGGCACTTGCACAGGATAATAAGCCGTTGCACCTGCAGTTAAATCATTAATATCAATGTTGCCGCCATAGAACGATGGTGGAACAGAGTGCACAGCCTTGCTCGTATTTGGTGCAACGCCCATGGTTCCCATAAATGGATTCAATGGGAAACGGATCGATTTACCTGATTCAGTTTTTAATACGCCTTCCCATACGCCATCTGCATTTTTCTCAATTGGGGTAAAGACCGAAACATTGCCATAAGCTTCTGGGTTTGCAGGTGATGCATGATCATGTTTTTGACGCTTTGGGAACTCAGGCAATGTGCCTTTACCATGACGGTTTGAGATCACACCATACGGCACACGCGGTTCAACTTTTAAAATCTCAACTTTTAAAATATCACCCGGCATTGCACCTTCGACATAGACGGGACCTGTAATAATGTGTGGTCCATCTTTATGAAAATCGTGCTTGAGTTTTGAGCCGGTAATTAGTTTTGCTTCAGGTAAAATATGTTCTGCTTTAACACCTTGTGAAGTGAAATATTTTTCAGCATCACGTCCTTGATCTTCAAGTAAACCTTCATGTGAAACCGTATCAAATGTAATCGTACTACCCGCTGGAATGGTTAATACAGGCTTTGCGTCTTTATTTGGCAAATAACCCCAAGTAATTGTATTTAGTGTACTTGGCACATAATAATGGCATTTATATTCCCCACTTTTGAGTAAAGTTGGTTTGTTTTCAAGCTGGTTTAGGATTTTAAAATCTTCAGCTGAGGCATTTGCAGAAATAAAAGAAAAGCTGGCTGCAACAGCGAGAGACAGAGCTAAAGGTTTTAACATATGTTCAAATTCCATGATTTCTAATTGCATTAACATGGAAGCAATAACGATGCCAAAAACCTCACAGCTACTATCATTCGTATTTTTATTAAACAAAAATTTAAACCGTTGATTTTACCATTTTATAAAAAAGTGATTCCTCGGGATATTTCAAAACACATTCAGTAGTTTTTACATTTACTTAAACAACTCGCTCATCTCTTTACGCTTAGACCACAAATTACATATCAAACCGCATTGAATAAACATAAATCACACTCTAAATTAATAATTGTGAATCAAGACTCACTTTAATCAAAATAAGTGATGTTCACGCAAAATAGATAAGTGTTGAAAATAATAGAACAGCAAATGTCACCACATAAAACAGCTTTATAACGTCATGAAAAATATTTGAATTGAGGGTACTGCCATGAAAACCACACTAATCGGTGCATGTTTAATCTCATTTTCCTTACAGACATTTGCAAAAGATGTTTGGGAGTGTGGCAATGCAGTACTTCAAGACCTATGCCAAAATCAAAAATGCACAGGAGGACGTCCTGCGGACATGGACAAACTCACGATTTCTATTCAAGGACAGAAAAATGTAGCGATCTGCAGCGATCGTTCCTGTTGGCGCGGAGAAGGCAGTATTTCCCATCAAAATACACAATCTATTCTTAAAATTCATAATATCCATTGGCAAGACCGAGATAAACCGAATGCCGCTAACAACTATGTGCTTGCCATTAATCGCACTACACAAGCGTTGTACTTCGAAGGAAAAAATGAAAATCATCCTGTTGCATGTAGAGCGGTTTAACATCATCTTACAGAAATTTTATTGAGATGTTTCTTATAAAACTCGATTAAGTCACGCCTGACATTCGTTTAAAAATGCTGGATTCGTTGCAGTGACTGCATTTTTGAAAACTTGTGCCATTGGAGTCATCTTTCAAGCTGCTAAACTGCCCCGCATTACAGCACTTGACGCTGCGCACAATTCAAGTCATTTTCAATGATCTGAAATGCAGTCAAAAGTCTAGCCACTTCCCCTAGATTGAAAAAACGATGGAACATCTCATGGCGAACAAATTCGAGTTTAATATTCGTGTCTATATCGAAGATACTGATGCAGGTGGCATCGTTTACCACGCCAATCATATTCGATTTATGGAACGTACACGCACCGAATGGCTTCGCGCATCAGGCATTAGTCACTATTGGCATCAAAAAGACTACAATTTTGTGGTGCATAAA encodes:
- a CDS encoding acetamidase/formamidase family protein — protein: MLKPLALSLAVAASFSFISANASAEDFKILNQLENKPTLLKSGEYKCHYYVPSTLNTITWGYLPNKDAKPVLTIPAGSTITFDTVSHEGLLEDQGRDAEKYFTSQGVKAEHILPEAKLITGSKLKHDFHKDGPHIITGPVYVEGAMPGDILKVEILKVEPRVPYGVISNRHGKGTLPEFPKRQKHDHASPANPEAYGNVSVFTPIEKNADGVWEGVLKTESGKSIRFPLNPFMGTMGVAPNTSKAVHSVPPSFYGGNIDINDLTAGATAYYPVQVPGALFYTGDSHFVQGDGEVALTALEGSARATFKISVLKAGRDKIPGKSLTQPLGENDEFWITPGLDEDLDEAMRKSTREAIRFLVDEYGISEEIAYAYLSAATDFEVSQVVDKTKGIHAMIRKADFKEFKKDAK